A genome region from Bacteroides stercoris ATCC 43183 includes the following:
- the tig gene encoding trigger factor has translation MNVSLQNIDKVSALLTVKLEKADYQEKVDKSLKNFRQKAQIPGFRKGMVPMSLVKKMYGKSVLAEEVNKLLSDSVYKYIQDNKVNILGEPLPNEDKQKAIDFDTMEEFEFLFDIALAPEFKAEVAADDKVDYYTIDVTEEMVDNQVKAYTQRNGKYEKVDAYADNDMLKGLLAELDAEGNTKEGGVQVEGAVMMPAYMKNDDQKAIFANAKVNDVLVFNPYTAWDGNAAELSSLLKVDKEAAAEMKSNFSFQVEEITRFVAGELNQEIFDQVFGEGVVKTEEEFRAKVKEVIANQFVADSDYKFLLDVRKMLMEKVGKLEFPDALLKRIMRLNNQDKDEKFVEDNYDKSIEELTWHLIKEQLVKANDIKVEQDDILNMAKETTRAQFAQYGMLSVPEEILDNYAKEMLKKKESIEGLVNRVVETKLASALKTQVTLENKNISAADFNKMFE, from the coding sequence ATGAACGTTTCATTGCAAAACATTGACAAAGTAAGCGCACTGCTTACTGTAAAGCTTGAGAAAGCAGACTATCAGGAAAAGGTAGACAAATCATTGAAGAACTTCCGTCAGAAAGCTCAAATCCCCGGTTTCCGTAAAGGCATGGTTCCGATGAGCCTGGTGAAGAAAATGTATGGTAAGTCGGTATTGGCTGAAGAGGTTAATAAGCTTCTTTCTGATTCCGTATATAAGTATATCCAAGATAATAAGGTGAATATTTTGGGCGAGCCTCTGCCTAATGAAGACAAGCAGAAAGCTATCGACTTCGATACAATGGAAGAATTTGAATTCCTGTTCGACATTGCTTTGGCTCCGGAATTCAAAGCTGAGGTTGCTGCAGACGATAAAGTAGATTACTATACGATCGATGTAACCGAAGAAATGGTTGACAACCAGGTGAAGGCTTATACGCAGCGTAACGGTAAGTACGAAAAGGTAGACGCCTATGCCGACAACGATATGTTGAAGGGTCTGCTCGCCGAACTGGATGCAGAAGGCAACACCAAAGAAGGTGGCGTTCAGGTGGAAGGTGCCGTTATGATGCCGGCATATATGAAGAACGACGACCAGAAAGCCATCTTTGCCAATGCAAAGGTAAACGATGTACTCGTATTCAATCCTTATACAGCATGGGATGGCAATGCAGCCGAACTCTCTTCGCTGCTGAAGGTAGACAAAGAAGCTGCTGCCGAAATGAAATCCAACTTCAGCTTCCAGGTAGAGGAAATTACCCGTTTCGTGGCAGGTGAGCTGAACCAGGAGATTTTCGATCAGGTATTTGGCGAAGGCGTTGTCAAGACCGAAGAAGAATTCCGTGCCAAAGTGAAAGAGGTTATCGCCAACCAGTTTGTAGCTGACAGCGATTATAAATTCCTGTTGGATGTTCGTAAGATGCTGATGGAAAAAGTCGGTAAATTGGAATTCCCGGATGCGTTGCTCAAGCGTATCATGCGTTTGAACAACCAGGACAAGGACGAAAAATTCGTAGAAGACAATTACGACAAGAGTATCGAAGAACTGACTTGGCATCTGATTAAAGAGCAACTGGTGAAAGCCAACGATATTAAAGTTGAACAGGATGACATCCTTAATATGGCAAAGGAAACTACCCGTGCACAGTTTGCACAGTATGGTATGCTGAGCGTGCCCGAAGAAATCCTCGACAACTATGCAAAAGAAATGCTGAAGAAGAAAGAAAGCATCGAAGGTCTGGTGAACCGTGTTGTTGAAACGAAACTGGCTTCAGCCTTGAAAACGCAGGTAACGTTGGAGAACAAGAACATCTCGGCTGCGGATTTCAACAAGATGTTTGAATAA
- the clpP gene encoding ATP-dependent Clp endopeptidase proteolytic subunit ClpP, which yields MDDFRKYATKHLGMNSLVLDDVIKSQAGYLNPYILEERQLNVTQLDVFSRLMMDRIIFLGTQIDDYTANTLQAQLLYLDSVDPGKDISIYINSPGGSVYAGLGIYDTMQFISSDVATICTGMAASMAAVLLVAGAEGKRSALTHSRVMIHQPMGGAQGQASDIEITAREIQKLKKELYTIIADHSHTSFDKVWADSDRDYWMTAQEAKEYGMIDQVYTKK from the coding sequence ATGGATGATTTTAGAAAATACGCTACCAAGCATTTGGGAATGAACAGCTTGGTGCTGGATGATGTGATTAAATCACAAGCCGGGTATTTAAATCCCTATATCCTGGAAGAGCGTCAGTTGAATGTAACTCAATTGGACGTATTCTCCCGCCTGATGATGGACCGCATCATTTTCCTCGGTACGCAGATAGACGACTATACCGCCAATACCCTGCAGGCTCAATTGCTGTATCTGGATTCTGTAGACCCGGGCAAGGACATCTCTATCTATATCAACTCGCCGGGTGGTTCGGTATATGCCGGACTGGGCATTTACGACACCATGCAGTTCATTAGCAGCGATGTAGCCACCATCTGCACCGGTATGGCTGCCAGTATGGCGGCAGTGTTGCTGGTGGCCGGAGCAGAAGGCAAGCGTTCTGCACTGACGCACTCGCGCGTAATGATTCACCAGCCGATGGGCGGCGCACAAGGACAAGCCTCGGACATTGAAATCACGGCACGTGAAATCCAAAAATTGAAGAAAGAACTTTATACTATCATAGCCGACCATTCGCATACATCTTTTGATAAGGTGTGGGCCGACTCCGACCGCGACTATTGGATGACGGCGCAGGAAGCCAAAGAGTATGGTATGATAGACCAAGTCTATACAAAGAAATAA
- the rpmF gene encoding 50S ribosomal protein L32, which translates to MAHPKRRQSKTRTAKRRTHDKAVAPTLAICPNCGEWHVYHTVCGACGYYRGKLAVEKEAAV; encoded by the coding sequence ATGGCACATCCTAAGAGAAGACAGTCAAAAACAAGAACTGCAAAGAGAAGAACTCATGATAAAGCAGTAGCTCCTACACTGGCTATTTGTCCGAATTGCGGTGAATGGCATGTATATCACACTGTATGTGGTGCATGTGGCTACTATCGTGGTAAGCTGGCAGTAGAGAAAGAAGCTGCTGTTTAA
- the der gene encoding ribosome biogenesis GTPase Der, whose product MGNLVAIVGRPNVGKSTLFNRLTKTRQAIVNEEAGTTRDRQYGKSEWLGREFSVVDTGGWVVNSDDIFEEEIRKQVLMAVDEADVILFVVDVMNGVTDLDLQVASILRRTKKPVLLVANKTDNNELQYNAPEFYSLGLGDPYCISAVTGSGTGDLMDLIVENFKKESDEILDEDIPRFAVVGRPNAGKSSIVNAFIGEDRNIVTEIAGTTRDSIYTRYNKFGFDFYLVDTAGIRKKNKVNEDLEYYSVIRSIRSIENSDVCILMLDATRGIESQDLNIFSLIQKNSKGLVVVVNKWDLVEDKTVKVMKTFENAIRNRFAPFVDFPIIFASALTKQRILKVLEEARTVYENRMIRIPTARLNEEMLPLIEAYPPPAIKGKYIKIKYITQLPNTQIPSFVYFANLPQYVKEPYRRFLENKMREKWNLTGTPINVYIRQK is encoded by the coding sequence ATGGGAAATTTAGTTGCAATCGTAGGACGTCCCAATGTGGGAAAGTCTACATTATTTAATCGCCTGACCAAAACAAGACAGGCTATTGTTAACGAAGAGGCAGGAACAACACGTGACCGCCAATATGGAAAGTCCGAATGGCTGGGGCGCGAATTTTCGGTTGTAGATACCGGTGGCTGGGTTGTGAACTCAGATGATATTTTTGAAGAGGAAATACGCAAGCAGGTGTTAATGGCTGTGGACGAAGCGGATGTTATTCTGTTCGTAGTGGATGTGATGAACGGAGTGACGGATTTGGATTTGCAGGTAGCTTCCATTTTGCGCCGTACCAAAAAGCCGGTTTTATTGGTTGCGAACAAGACCGATAATAATGAGTTGCAATATAATGCTCCCGAATTTTATAGTCTGGGTTTGGGTGATCCATACTGTATTTCGGCAGTGACCGGTAGCGGTACGGGCGATTTGATGGACCTTATCGTTGAGAATTTCAAGAAAGAGTCTGATGAAATTCTGGATGAGGATATTCCCCGTTTTGCGGTAGTGGGACGTCCGAATGCCGGAAAGTCATCCATCGTTAATGCTTTCATCGGTGAGGACCGCAATATCGTGACGGAAATAGCGGGAACGACCCGTGACTCAATCTATACCCGTTACAATAAGTTTGGTTTTGATTTCTATTTGGTAGATACGGCAGGTATTCGCAAGAAGAACAAGGTGAACGAAGATTTGGAATATTATTCGGTTATCCGCTCTATCCGTTCTATCGAAAATTCGGATGTCTGCATTTTGATGCTGGATGCTACACGCGGTATCGAGAGTCAGGATTTGAATATCTTCTCACTTATCCAGAAAAACTCTAAAGGGCTGGTGGTAGTTGTGAACAAGTGGGATTTGGTGGAAGATAAAACGGTGAAAGTAATGAAAACTTTTGAGAATGCAATCCGCAACCGTTTTGCTCCTTTTGTCGATTTTCCGATAATTTTTGCTTCGGCATTGACTAAACAGCGTATCCTGAAAGTATTGGAAGAAGCCCGTACTGTATATGAGAACCGTATGATACGCATACCGACTGCCCGCTTGAATGAAGAGATGTTGCCGCTTATCGAGGCTTATCCGCCCCCTGCCATCAAAGGTAAGTATATCAAAATAAAATACATTACGCAATTGCCGAATACGCAAATTCCTTCTTTCGTTTATTTTGCCAATTTGCCGCAATATGTAAAGGAACCATATAGACGTTTCCTTGAAAATAAAATGCGTGAGAAATGGAATCTGACGGGGACACCGATAAATGTATATATACGGCAGAAGTAA
- a CDS encoding beta-ketoacyl-ACP synthase III: MEKINAVITGVGGYVPDYILTNDEISKMVDTNDEWIMTRIGVKERHILNEEGLGTSYMARKAAKQLMQRTGSNPDDIDLVIVATSTPDYQFPSIASILCDKLGLKNAFAFDMSAACCGFLYMMETAANFIRSGRYKKVIIVGADKMSSIVNYTDRATCPIFGDGAAAFMMEPTTEELGVMDAMLRTDGKGLPFLHLKAGGSVCPPSYFTIDNHMHYLYQEGRTVFKYAVSNMSDISAAIAEKNNLTKDTIDWVVPHQANLRIIDAVAHRLEVPHEKVLINIDRYGNTSAGTLPLCIWDFEEKLKKGDNLIFTAFGAGFTWGAVYVKWGYDGKKQ; encoded by the coding sequence ATGGAAAAAATAAATGCAGTAATTACAGGAGTCGGCGGTTATGTGCCTGATTATATCTTGACAAATGACGAGATATCCAAAATGGTAGATACCAATGATGAATGGATTATGACCCGTATCGGAGTTAAGGAAAGACACATCCTGAATGAAGAGGGTTTGGGCACATCATACATGGCACGCAAGGCTGCAAAGCAATTAATGCAGCGTACCGGTTCCAATCCGGATGACATCGACCTGGTGATTGTCGCTACTTCCACTCCGGACTATCAATTCCCCTCTATTGCATCTATCTTGTGCGACAAGCTTGGATTGAAAAATGCCTTTGCATTTGATATGTCTGCCGCTTGTTGCGGTTTCCTTTATATGATGGAGACGGCTGCGAACTTTATCCGTTCGGGTAGATACAAGAAAGTTATTATTGTAGGTGCAGACAAGATGTCGTCAATCGTGAACTATACAGACCGTGCTACCTGTCCGATTTTCGGTGACGGTGCGGCTGCCTTTATGATGGAACCGACAACAGAAGAACTGGGCGTTATGGATGCTATGCTTAGAACAGACGGAAAGGGATTGCCTTTCCTGCATCTGAAAGCCGGCGGTTCTGTTTGTCCTCCTTCTTATTTCACGATAGACAATCACATGCATTACCTTTATCAGGAGGGTCGCACGGTATTTAAGTATGCAGTATCCAACATGTCGGATATAAGCGCTGCGATTGCAGAAAAGAATAATCTGACAAAAGATACGATTGACTGGGTGGTTCCCCATCAGGCCAATCTGCGCATTATCGATGCTGTGGCGCACCGCTTGGAAGTTCCTCATGAGAAAGTGCTGATAAATATCGACCGCTACGGTAATACGAGCGCAGGTACGCTTCCGCTTTGTATATGGGACTTTGAAGAGAAACTGAAGAAAGGAGATAACCTTATCTTTACGGCATTCGGAGCAGGATTTACCTGGGGAGCTGTTTACGTGAAATGGGGTTATGACGGTAAGAAACAGTAA
- a CDS encoding MlaE family ABC transporter permease, giving the protein MIKALRTVGRYIILMGRVFARPERMRMFFRQYINEIEQLGVNSIGIVLLISFFIGAVITIQIKLNIESPFMPRWTVGYVTREIMLLEFSSSIMCLILAGKVGSNIASELGTMRVTQQIDALEIMGVNSANYLILPKIAAMVSTIPLMVTFSIFAGIIGAFCTCWFGGIMSAVDLEYGLQYMFVEWFIWCGIIKSLFFAFIIASVSAFFGYSVEGGSIEVGKASTDSVVCSSVLILFADLILTQLLMG; this is encoded by the coding sequence ATGATTAAAGCACTTAGAACAGTAGGAAGATACATCATATTAATGGGTCGTGTTTTTGCCCGTCCGGAACGCATGCGTATGTTCTTCCGCCAATACATCAATGAGATAGAACAACTGGGCGTAAACTCCATCGGCATCGTATTGCTAATATCATTTTTTATCGGAGCCGTTATTACCATACAAATCAAGCTGAACATAGAAAGCCCTTTCATGCCACGCTGGACGGTGGGATATGTCACCCGCGAAATTATGTTGCTGGAGTTCTCGTCCTCCATCATGTGTCTGATATTGGCAGGCAAAGTAGGCTCGAACATCGCTTCCGAACTTGGAACGATGCGGGTTACCCAGCAAATAGACGCTCTTGAGATTATGGGTGTCAATTCTGCCAATTACCTGATATTACCTAAGATAGCGGCAATGGTGTCAACTATTCCTCTTATGGTAACGTTCAGTATATTCGCCGGCATCATCGGTGCTTTTTGTACATGCTGGTTCGGCGGTATCATGTCGGCCGTAGATTTGGAATACGGTCTGCAATACATGTTTGTAGAATGGTTTATCTGGTGCGGCATCATCAAGTCTCTGTTTTTTGCCTTTATCATTGCCAGCGTATCGGCATTCTTCGGTTATTCGGTCGAAGGAGGGTCTATCGAAGTAGGTAAAGCATCTACGGATTCAGTGGTATGCAGCAGTGTACTGATTCTGTTTGCCGATCTCATACTGACCCAGTTGCTAATGGGCTGA
- a CDS encoding ABC transporter ATP-binding protein, whose amino-acid sequence MIELKGLCKSFEEKEVLTDINATFENGKTNLIIGQSGSGKTVLMKCIVGLLTPEKGELLYDHRNFLTMGKKEKKALRREMGMIFQSAALFDSMTVLDNVMFPLNMFSSDTLRDRTRRAMFCLERVNLIEAKDKFPGEISGGMQKRVAIARAIALNPQYLFCDEPNSGLDPKTSLVIDELIQDITREYNMTTLINTHDMNSVMGIGEKIIYIYEGHKEWEGSKNDIFTSTNERLNNFIFASDLFRKVKEVEIQNIEG is encoded by the coding sequence ATGATTGAACTGAAAGGACTTTGCAAGTCATTTGAAGAGAAAGAGGTACTGACGGATATCAATGCCACATTCGAAAACGGAAAGACCAATCTTATTATTGGCCAGAGCGGTTCCGGAAAAACCGTACTGATGAAATGTATCGTAGGCCTGCTGACACCCGAAAAAGGTGAATTATTATACGACCACCGCAATTTCCTTACCATGGGAAAGAAAGAGAAGAAAGCCCTGCGCCGCGAAATGGGGATGATATTCCAAAGCGCCGCCCTGTTCGACTCGATGACGGTACTGGACAACGTTATGTTCCCCCTCAACATGTTCAGCTCGGATACCTTGCGCGACCGCACGCGCCGTGCCATGTTTTGCCTGGAGCGCGTAAACCTTATTGAAGCGAAAGATAAATTCCCCGGTGAAATCAGTGGCGGTATGCAAAAACGCGTTGCCATCGCACGCGCCATTGCCTTGAACCCTCAATATCTGTTCTGCGATGAACCCAATTCCGGCTTGGACCCCAAGACGTCGCTCGTCATTGATGAACTGATACAGGACATTACCCGTGAGTACAATATGACCACCCTTATCAATACCCATGACATGAACTCTGTAATGGGTATCGGAGAAAAAATTATCTACATTTATGAAGGGCACAAAGAATGGGAAGGCAGCAAAAACGATATTTTTACATCTACCAATGAGCGTTTGAATAATTTTATTTTTGCTTCCGATCTCTTCCGTAAAGTGAAAGAGGTTGAAATACAAAACATAGAAGGCTAA
- the era gene encoding GTPase Era, translating into MHKAGFVNIVGNPNVGKSTLMNALVGERISIATFKAQTTRHRIMGIYNTDDMQIVFSDTPGVLKPTYKLQESMLNFSSSALTDADVLLYVTDVVETPDKHNDFVEKVSRMEVPVLLLVNKIDLSNQEKLVELVEAWKELLPNAEIIPISAATKFNVDYVMKRIKELLPDSPPYFDKDQWTDKPARFFVNEIIREKILLYYDKEIPYSVEVVVEQFKEEEKKIHINAVIYVERDSQKGIIIGKQGKALKKVATEARRDLERFFGKTIFLETFVKVDKDWRSSDKELRNFGYQLD; encoded by the coding sequence ATGCATAAAGCAGGTTTTGTCAATATTGTGGGAAATCCCAATGTAGGTAAGTCTACATTGATGAATGCACTGGTAGGTGAGCGTATTTCAATCGCCACTTTCAAAGCGCAGACCACCCGTCATCGGATTATGGGTATATATAATACGGATGATATGCAGATTGTATTTTCGGATACGCCGGGCGTACTGAAACCTACTTATAAATTGCAAGAGTCTATGCTGAACTTCTCCTCTTCGGCATTGACAGATGCAGATGTGTTGCTGTATGTGACGGATGTGGTCGAGACACCTGACAAGCATAATGATTTTGTGGAGAAAGTAAGCCGCATGGAAGTACCTGTATTGTTGCTCGTCAATAAAATTGATTTGAGCAATCAGGAAAAGCTGGTGGAACTGGTGGAGGCATGGAAAGAATTGTTGCCGAACGCAGAGATTATTCCTATTTCGGCTGCCACCAAGTTCAATGTGGATTACGTGATGAAGCGGATAAAGGAGCTGTTGCCGGATTCTCCCCCTTATTTCGATAAGGATCAGTGGACGGACAAACCGGCCCGTTTTTTTGTAAACGAGATTATCCGCGAAAAGATACTGTTATATTATGACAAGGAGATACCCTATTCGGTAGAGGTTGTTGTAGAGCAATTCAAGGAAGAAGAAAAGAAGATACATATCAATGCTGTGATATACGTTGAACGTGATTCGCAGAAAGGTATTATCATCGGTAAGCAGGGGAAGGCCCTGAAAAAAGTGGCCACCGAGGCTCGCCGTGATTTGGAGAGATTCTTCGGGAAAACAATATTCCTGGAGACATTTGTGAAGGTTGACAAGGATTGGCGCAGTTCGGACAAGGAACTGCGTAACTTCGGTTATCAGCTGGACTAA
- a CDS encoding RNA recognition motif domain-containing protein has translation MNIYVGNLNYRVKEDDLQKVMEDYGTVSSVKFIMDRATGRFRGIAFVEMEDSAAAAKAISELDGAEFFGRQMVVKEARPPKY, from the coding sequence ATGAACATTTATGTTGGAAACCTTAACTACCGAGTTAAGGAAGATGACCTGCAAAAGGTTATGGAGGACTACGGCACAGTATCTTCTGTTAAATTTATCATGGACCGCGCAACCGGACGTTTCAGAGGCATTGCATTCGTAGAAATGGAAGACAGCGCAGCTGCCGCCAAAGCTATCTCCGAACTGGACGGCGCCGAATTCTTCGGTCGTCAGATGGTGGTAAAAGAAGCAAGACCTCCGAAATACTAA
- a CDS encoding DUF177 domain-containing protein — MGKFDKYKIDLKGMQADSCKYEFVLDNLFFANIDGPEVQKGKVNVVLVVKKTSRAFELNFQTDGMVWVPCDRCLDDMEQLVSSTDKLLVKFGHEYAEEGDNLIVIPEEEGEINVAWFMYEFIALAIPMKHVHAPGKCNKAMSSKLSKHLRTTPDDEMDEDSFVSEDSDELANDDTETAVDPRWDELKKILDNN; from the coding sequence TTGGGAAAGTTTGATAAATACAAAATCGATTTGAAAGGTATGCAGGCAGATTCATGCAAATATGAATTTGTATTGGATAACCTTTTCTTCGCTAATATTGACGGTCCGGAAGTGCAGAAGGGCAAAGTCAATGTTGTTTTGGTTGTAAAGAAAACATCTCGTGCTTTCGAATTGAATTTTCAGACAGACGGAATGGTGTGGGTTCCATGCGATCGCTGTTTGGATGACATGGAACAGCTGGTAAGTTCTACAGATAAGTTGCTGGTGAAGTTTGGACATGAATATGCCGAAGAGGGTGATAATCTGATTGTCATTCCTGAAGAAGAAGGAGAAATCAATGTGGCGTGGTTCATGTATGAGTTTATAGCCTTGGCAATCCCGATGAAGCATGTACACGCTCCGGGCAAATGCAACAAGGCTATGAGTAGTAAATTGAGCAAGCATTTGCGTACTACCCCGGATGATGAGATGGATGAAGATTCTTTTGTTTCGGAGGACAGCGATGAACTTGCAAATGATGATACGGAAACAGCGGTAGACCCGCGTTGGGACGAATTAAAAAAAATATTAGATAACAATTAA
- the lptB gene encoding LPS export ABC transporter ATP-binding protein — protein MEEESKMVLRTEDLVKKYGKRTVVSHVSINVKQGEIVGLLGPNGAGKTTSFYMTVGLITPNEGRIFLDDLDITKYPVYKRAQTGIGYLAQEASVFRQMSVEDNIAAVLEMTDKPLDYQKDKLESLIAEFRLQKVRKNKGNQLSGGERRRTEIARCLAIDPKFIMLDEPFAGVDPIAVEDIQQIVWKLKDRNIGILITDHNVQETLSITDRAYLLFEGKILFQGTPEELAENKIVREKYLSNSFVLRRKDFMV, from the coding sequence ATGGAAGAAGAAAGCAAAATGGTGCTCCGGACAGAGGATTTGGTGAAGAAGTACGGAAAGCGTACGGTAGTCAGCCATGTCTCTATCAACGTAAAGCAGGGAGAAATTGTGGGATTGCTGGGACCGAACGGTGCCGGTAAGACTACTTCGTTCTATATGACCGTAGGATTGATAACTCCCAATGAAGGACGCATCTTTTTGGATGATTTGGATATAACAAAATACCCTGTATACAAACGGGCGCAGACTGGTATCGGTTATTTGGCGCAGGAAGCATCGGTGTTTCGCCAGATGAGTGTGGAAGATAATATTGCGGCTGTGTTGGAAATGACGGACAAGCCTTTGGACTATCAGAAAGATAAGCTGGAAAGTCTGATTGCAGAGTTCCGTTTGCAAAAGGTCCGTAAGAATAAAGGCAACCAGTTGTCCGGTGGCGAGCGCCGTCGTACGGAGATTGCCCGTTGCTTGGCCATCGACCCGAAGTTCATTATGCTGGACGAGCCGTTTGCCGGAGTAGACCCTATTGCGGTGGAAGATATTCAGCAGATTGTCTGGAAGTTGAAAGACCGGAATATCGGTATTCTGATAACCGACCACAATGTGCAGGAAACCTTGAGCATCACCGACCGTGCTTATCTGCTGTTTGAAGGAAAAATCCTGTTTCAAGGTACGCCCGAAGAGCTTGCCGAGAATAAGATTGTACGCGAAAAGTATTTGAGTAACAGTTTTGTGCTTCGTCGCAAGGACTTTATGGTGTAG